Part of the Salinigranum rubrum genome is shown below.
GTCATCGGGTTCGTGCCGATCCACCAGCTCCGGTACGTCGTTCCGGAGGACCTCGAACCGGTGGAGACGCCCTCGTCGGCCGAGGGCCAGCGGGGTGGTGTCGGAACCGGCGCGCCGGACGGGGCCGTTCCCGAGACCGGTGACCTGACAGTCGGCCCGCCGGCGAGTTCCGCACAGCCGGTCGAGAGCGCCGGGGATGTCACGGAGTTCGAGATGCCCGAGGAAGAAAGCGACCTGCGACGACTCGGCGGACTCGGTTCGACCTACGCCGAGCGGTTGCAGACGGCCGGGTACGAGACGCTCGCGGACCTCGCCGCGGCCGACCCGGTCACCGTCGCCGAGGCCGCGTCCGTCGCCCCGGGCAGGGGTCGCCGGTGGGTCAACGCCGCGAGGCGGGCGGTCTCCGGGGAGGGACAGTCCGACGACGGGGAGAGCGAGGTTGACAGCGACGCGGCTGACGAAGCCAGCGACGGCGACAGTGACGACGGCGACGACGAGAACAAGGACGAGGGAGCATCCGAAGACGGCGCGGGAGGAGACGAAAGCGAAAGAGGGAACGACGACGAAGACGCCGAGGAGTAGCGGTCGACGAGACGGGCCCCGGACGGAGTCGCGACCGTCGCAGGCGGACGTCACACGTCACCACGGGTCACGGAAGCGATAGTCCGTGCGGTTTTATCAGTCACCTCGCCCCGCTACCGACAAATGAGCGACCAACCCAGCGGAGTCGACGGAACCGACGAAGGGACGCGTCTGACGTTCCGCGGCGGTCCCGCGGCGAGTGCGGTGCCGGTGGCGTTCTTCGTCGTGTGGGCGGTGGTCCAGAGCGGCCTGCTCGGAATCGGCGACACCACCGGCCTCGTCGTGGGGATGCTCCTCGGCCTCATCGTCGGCCTCTTCTTCGTCCGCGGCGACTGGAAGGAGTACGCCGACGTGGTGTTCGACGGCATGACGAAACGGGTGGCGGCGACGGCCATCGTCGCGTGGCTCTGGGCGGGGATGTTCGCCGCCACCATCCAGACGGGCGGGTTCGTCGACGGCCTCGTCTGGGCCGCGTCCGTCGTCGACGTGGGCGCGGCGCTGTTCCCCGCGGTCACCTTCCTCCTCGCGGCGCTGCTCGCGACCGGCATCGGGACGGGCTACGGGACGGCCATCGCCTTCACGGCGCTCGTCTTCCCGGCGGGCGTCCTTCTGGGCGCCTCGCCGGTGCTGCTGTTCGGCGCCATCCTCTCGGGGGCGGTGTTCGGCGACAACCTCGCGCCCGTCTCCGACACGACCATCGTCTCGGCGGTCACGCAGGACGCCGACATCGGCGGCGTCGTCGCCTCGCGGTTCAAGTACGCCATCGTTGCCGCCGTCCTCGCGTTCGTCGGGTACCTCGTCGCCGGGCCGGCGATGGCCGGGACGCCACTGGAGGGTGCGGCGGGCATCACCGAGGCGGCCCGCCCGCTCGGCCTCGTCCACCTCCTCTCCATCGGTGTGGTCATCGGGACGGCCATCAGCGGGCGGCACATCGTCGAGGCCGTCTCGTGGGGGTTGCTTCTCAGCATCGCGCTCAACCTCGTGCTCGACCTCGCGCCGGCCGCCGGGATGTTGGTGTTCCGCGCGCCCGAGTCGGCGGGGGTCGCCCGGTCGCTCGACGCGGTCCCCCTCGTGGGGAGCGTCATCACGCTCGTTCCCACGACCGAGTCGGGTGTCGGTGGCTCGCTGTACTCGGGCGCGGCGGGGTTCTTCCCGCTCATCGTCCTCGTCCTCCTCATCGTCGCCGGCGCGGAGGTGATGCAGCGGGGCGGCGGCTTCGACGCCGTCCAGTCGTTCCTGCTCGAACGGGTGGCGACCAGTGTTCGAAGAGCGGAGACGACGATGGTGCTCGGGACCGCGACGGTCAACGCCGCCATCACCATCAACACCGCGGCGGAGATCGCCATCGCGCCGTACATCTCCCGTATCGGGACCCGGTTCAACATCAACGGCTACCGACGGGCGAACATCCTCGACGCCAACACCTCGGCGCTGGGGTACATCTTCCCGTGGGGCGGCGGCGTGCTCGCGGGCTTCACCGCCATGCAGGGACTGCCCGGCGAGTACGAGTGGTTCACGTCGGCGATGCTGGTCAACCCGGCGTCGGTTTGGCCGTTCGTCTTCCACGGCTGGTTCCTCGTCGGCGTGTTCCTCCTCGCCGCGTGGACCGGCTACGGTCGGGAGTACGTCAGCGACCGCCGCTCGGGGAGGTGAGCCGCGTATGAGCCTCCTGGAGACGATACGTTCGGCCGTCACCTTCCGGACGGCGACGCCCGGCTTCGAACCGGGCGAGGAGTTCACCGCCTACGTCACGGGGACGAACGAGTCCGGCGTCGTCGTCCGCATCGGCGACTCGAAGCTTCACATCCGCGACGCCGACCACGCGCTGCTCGACGAGCAGGTTCGGCTCAGGGTTCGGTCGTTCGATTCGGCGTCACACGAGGGAGAGGCCGAACTCCTCTCGGTCGTCGGGGCGGACTGAACCGACCGAAACGCGATAGGTCGGCAGGGGGTGACGGCCCAGGAGCGTGCGGACGCTGCGCCGTCAGAAGTGATAGTCGCGTCGGCTCTCGGGGGCAGGACTCGGCCTCAGGAGCGGCGGTGGCCGGCCGGTTTTCGGTGTTCGACCTCGATTTCGACGTGGAGGCTGGGCGGGAAGTCGCGGTGGCCGATCTGACGAGCGATGTGGTCGTTCCCGTGGATTTCGAGACGGCGCGAGTACACCGGATAGTCCCACGGGGAGAACCGGTCGCCGGGGGAGAGGTTGCGGTACTGCGGCACCGAGAGGTGCTGCGGCGGGTCGTTGAACGGGCCGCGACACTCCGCGCCCTTCCGCTCGAGGAACTGCTTGATGTCGGTAACGGTCTCCTCGAGGACGGCCCGGTCGCCGCTCTCGAGCGAGAGTTTCGTGACGAAGGTCATTACTACTCCCTTCTATTCGCTGGGTTCAAAAGCGCATCTGAACACGGCTCGCCCATCGGTGGTGTCGCTCGTCAGGACTCGTCGGGACGCCTCGCTGTCTGGGGAGGGGCGGTGGGCCGTGTCCACCCACCGCCGTCTCCCGGCGTTTACAAACCGATTGACACGAACTGCGCCGCGGTCCGTCGGCGGAGCCGACGGTTCCTGGCTCCGACACCCTCTTAAACGTTGGCATGGTTATCAGAGGTAATGGCAGTGGAAGCGGTTAGCGCTGGAGCGATCCTCTTCCGCGACACCCGTGGCCACCGGGAGTACTTGCTCCTGAAGAGCCGACCGGGGGACTGGG
Proteins encoded:
- a CDS encoding helix-hairpin-helix domain-containing protein — protein: MRVVLTDGTEFSCENFKALESGVLLTKDKKRKKVIGFVPIHQLRYVVPEDLEPVETPSSAEGQRGGVGTGAPDGAVPETGDLTVGPPASSAQPVESAGDVTEFEMPEEESDLRRLGGLGSTYAERLQTAGYETLADLAAADPVTVAEAASVAPGRGRRWVNAARRAVSGEGQSDDGESEVDSDAADEASDGDSDDGDDENKDEGASEDGAGGDESERGNDDEDAEE
- a CDS encoding uS10/mL48 family ribosomal protein — its product is MTFVTKLSLESGDRAVLEETVTDIKQFLERKGAECRGPFNDPPQHLSVPQYRNLSPGDRFSPWDYPVYSRRLEIHGNDHIARQIGHRDFPPSLHVEIEVEHRKPAGHRRS
- a CDS encoding Na+/H+ antiporter NhaC family protein, with the translated sequence MSDQPSGVDGTDEGTRLTFRGGPAASAVPVAFFVVWAVVQSGLLGIGDTTGLVVGMLLGLIVGLFFVRGDWKEYADVVFDGMTKRVAATAIVAWLWAGMFAATIQTGGFVDGLVWAASVVDVGAALFPAVTFLLAALLATGIGTGYGTAIAFTALVFPAGVLLGASPVLLFGAILSGAVFGDNLAPVSDTTIVSAVTQDADIGGVVASRFKYAIVAAVLAFVGYLVAGPAMAGTPLEGAAGITEAARPLGLVHLLSIGVVIGTAISGRHIVEAVSWGLLLSIALNLVLDLAPAAGMLVFRAPESAGVARSLDAVPLVGSVITLVPTTESGVGGSLYSGAAGFFPLIVLVLLIVAGAEVMQRGGGFDAVQSFLLERVATSVRRAETTMVLGTATVNAAITINTAAEIAIAPYISRIGTRFNINGYRRANILDANTSALGYIFPWGGGVLAGFTAMQGLPGEYEWFTSAMLVNPASVWPFVFHGWFLVGVFLLAAWTGYGREYVSDRRSGR
- a CDS encoding DUF7513 family protein; this translates as MSLLETIRSAVTFRTATPGFEPGEEFTAYVTGTNESGVVVRIGDSKLHIRDADHALLDEQVRLRVRSFDSASHEGEAELLSVVGAD